The DNA sequence AGtaaagtggtgaagaaatattatTCACCAGTAAACAAATCAAAGCTTCTGTGAAAGCATGAACAGCAACCAAGAACACATGAAACCAAATCCAAAGGAAAGGCCAGGTAAGTCAAAGagtgaaaatattttgtttagtGAGATGTATTTGCTTTCTAGATATGATAGAAGAAATACTGGCTTGTCTCAATCTATTGTCAAGGGGAAATGCTGTGCCTGCAGTCTGAAAAGATCTATCTATGGATGTTTCTCCCTATGTTTGCCTTCTTTTAGAAAAGGTCGACAAACCATGAGTAACATTCTGATGGCCTCCTGTGtccatggattttgtatccacagttttttttataaaatcccaaaatcaaaccttgattttgccattttatataagtgacaccattttactacagcaTTGTATATAATGCATTCACAGATATTAGTATCCATGAGTTTTCCGAGAACCAAATCCCAGTATTTGCCAAATAGTCAGTGGTCTCCAAGATGGCCATGAACATTCTGTATTGCAAAGCCCACAGAATATGAGCATTATGCCAATGGAAACTCACTGTATTTATCAAGCACTCACTTTGCTGGGTTCAGCTTCCATTGGGACTATACATCATTGCAACAGAAGGCTCATGGGTGATATGGTTCCTAGGCTCAGGAAGATTTTGTGGGCCAAACTAGTTTATATCATAGGTTAGCTCCTGACAACATTCAGTGAAATAGAGCTATTATTGATGATGACATTGGGTGGAACGGGATGAGAATCCAAAACCTTTTTGTGTGTTTAATTTGGCATTCTGTTGATTCAGGACAAGCACTTGAGAGAACCTTCCTGAAGATCAGAAAATAAGTGACAGAGTGAGTGATGGAGTTGCTGGAAAAACACCAGAACATTTATAGAAAGGCTGCATCTGAAATGAATGCAAAAAACAAAGCCATTGAATTGAGCCCAAAGGTTAGCTTAGTGACACAGAGTGAAACGGTTGGGTTTCCATCATATCTACTCTGGTGAGTAGTCTAACTCATCATTTGAAATGAGCGCATCTGAGTTCTGCttgtgtttgcttttgctttttgctttgCTACTTGTCCGACTGCTCTCCTTTGTTTCCGACATCTGCTGgtaagagaaacctttgtcatcGGCAGGATCCCAGTCCTGGTAGTTTTCACTCTCAGCGTAGGCAAAGCCATCGTCAACAGAGAAGGGATCAACATCAACATCGTAGCGTTGGTATGTACTCTGATGCAAAGCTTCTTCCCGAGCTGTGATTTCCAATGTACTATTCCAAATGCCATAGCCAAAGTAAATTAACAACCCtggaggagagaaaggagagacTTTGGTTGGTAAATGCCTTTTACTACAGTGTGAGTTTGTCTTCAAGAGAAGGCAGTTCAAACCTTCACAGATCTATCAATActtctgtacaatatttttgcTGCTTCCACAGGAAGTTCTTTTtctaaaacatattttatttattaggttTTTCAGCTGCAAAGAAAGTCAGCATGGCAGAGAAGGGGAAAAAGTAGGACAACTGAAATTTTCAGTATTCCTTAGTTTTATATCTCTAGGATTTTCACTGGAGCATTATCAAGTAACAAATATATTTATACTATGTGAAAAGACCATAAACACAAAGAAGTCTTGGATGTAAGTTTCTATATACATTTTTACTATGACTTTGTTTGATTCCCtgccttccaagatcagaaagatAAAGATAAATAGCACAAATAAATCATATGacattagtttttaaaataactagcaggtttttctttttgttgcattccACTGTGCTGTCATATAGTTTTCCTATCCACGGGGTCACCCAACATTCTCAGATGTTCCCAGGACATTTGCCTAGtgcaattaatattacattatggtagtggtgcacaacctgtggctGTCTAGTTGTTTGGGACACCAACTCACTGAAGTCctaaccagcttgtccaatggtcaggaattctgggagctgaaacccaaaacacctggagggccacagattatTTACCACTAAATTATCGTCAAATCAAGTGATATCATATCATAATTTACCAATCAAAACTACTCTAGCTATAGTTTCAGAGAATTATCTCAGATATATTGTGAGAGGCAGATGATGGTTTTGTTCATGGCAGCTGATCGATATATTTTTTCAGGAGCTACTTTGGGTCTACAGGAGCTATCGAAGGTGCTACAACAATTTGGTGAGTAaggttcaacaccttggatatCTCCAGTAAAATTTAGATTCATTCTGGTAAAATATAGCATGCATCCAACTCTCTGAGGTAATAGAGCTAAAGCTGCTTCTGCATATCATGGTCAAATTTTCTCATTCAAGACTTACCCACAAAACACCAGACAGCAAAACGGATCCATGTGATCTTTGAGAGTTTCAGCATAAGATATATGTTCACAAGCATAGCAAAGGCAGGGACAAAAGGTAGGCAAGGAGCCATATAAGGGAGCTTTTTGGGATTCTCTGGCTGTTGAAGAATGACAAACACCAACACAACTATCAGCAGGACCATCAGAACCACCAGGAGAATTGCCCACCAACTTTGGTCATACAGGTAGTCCAACCCAAAAATGATGAAAGAGCAGAAGATGAACATGAGGACAAACAGCAAGAGCACACAGGTGGTGACAGTCTGGCCAGTAGCTGCTGTGGGACGATCCATTTTCCCAGGTAGCCCAAGATGAATCCTCATAGTGTAGTAGCGTGGTCCTATTAGTTTCTTCAGCTTGATCAGGTAGATGTTTTCAGATTCGTCTGCTTCTATTCCTGAAGTCATGTCAACTGTACCATAGTTAGGGTGGTTGACATTGTAGGTGGTCTTATCTGACTTTCCAATGAGCATTTCATTGTCTCCCAAGGATGGAAGATTCTTTGCACCACATGTGTTGGTAGGTGGACCTGCAAATTCCTCTCCTTCACTTCCTGGAGAACAAATTTCCTTTTCACAGTCTGCTAAaatcccttccttcttctttgtaTGCTCTTCAGAAAGAAATTTGACAAAGCCATCAATGTCACTCTCTGGTTGGTAGCGGAGAAGCAGAACACAGACGGAAACCAAAGTGTACGCAAGCAGTGTGCCAATGGACATCATCTCTATCAGATCCCTCAGGCTTACCAGCAAGGAGAGTAGTGCTGCAAGAAATCCTGAGACTATGCAAGCTACTACAGGGGTTTCAGTATAAGAACTTACATGGGACAAGAACCTATaggaaaaagaatgaaaattaaaactaaCTCCACATCTATCTTTTGTACTATCATTCCAAGCATCTATTGGACTGCCACACTATGGAACAATGAATATGCCCTAAGCTTTagactgaattttaaaggagttaTCTAAGGCCCTCAAACTATTTTGGAAATAGTGTTCAGTACATTGGACAGCTCTGTTACTTGGAGCATCGAAGCTGGTAACCTTCTGGGACATCATCCTGTGTATCTGCTCAGTCTGCTATTCAGATTCTAAGCATTGACAGGCATTCTCAATGCCCTGACTTTACAGTCTATAGTTGTTTACAGCAGAATTTGATTGGGTAGCCCTTCAAACAGAAATTGTCCACTGGAAGCCTTTCTTATAGATATTGTGCTTCATACAATACAAGGGCAAAGCCCTCTTGATCTCATAGTGATTGCAAATATTGCAGTAACAACTATCAGATAAGATGTTCCAGTGTCTCTTCTCATATGAGCTCTGGTTAGATGGAACTTACCTGAAGAGAAGCCCATCACCAGCCATTGCATAAATTATACGAGGCATGGGGAAGAGGGAGCCCAACAAGCTCACGGTCAAGCCAGCCACAGAACCAATGGCAACAATGAATTTAGCGGTGTAGAATCCATGGGCTGCAAACATTTCCATCAGGGGGGATTCGGTATCAATCTCATTGTATGGCACCATCAGAGTTAAAATAATGCTCACCTATTGCAAGGGGAGGAGAAAGGTGACATCATGTTTAGATGAAGCAGAGTACTTGTTgtgcacatttgtgggtttgacttttggtgatttgattatttgcagatttgattaaaatggccTCTTCAGGAATCTCTAGGACTTCCAGCACagttttatggtcaacttccagcggAAGCTGACAAGAGAGCTACACTGGGGGACCTAGATATCCTGCGAGATGTGTTctcttagatttaaaaaaaaaatagtttttttttccacCTTGGAGAACATGGACATCCTACTGCACTGGTCtttgagatgtttaaagttttaaatgGAAAAGGCATTTCATGAAATGTCACTGACACTCAAGGTAGACAAAAATCAGGTGGAATGAATCATCATTCTATTTTGGTGCAAGTCAGCTTCTCATCCATCCACTATTTGTTTGCAAAATCAAAGCCTGCTTTGGATAATCTAGAAGGACTCAATACTGTATATTAGAAGTGTGAATTGTTTGGCTCACTAGACATAGAATGGTAACTCCCAGCCAATGAATGGTAAGTCCCAGCTTGCATAGCCAATGATGAAGAATTCTAGGAGCTGCAGTCCAGTAATATTTGGAGGGCTGCACAAGTTCCACACTTGCTATATAAAGTTACCTGAGCATAAGTCCCATTGAATGCAGTTAGACCTAACTAACTCTGAGTAAACATATATAGGATTGCAGTTTAGGAAGTTTAGCATGAGCATAAAGCATGCTAGGTGGCTACCTCCAGATGTTTTCtgtggactgcagttcccacaaTCCCTGAGCATTGCCTaggctggctagggctgatgggtgTTGTAGATCAGTTCTGGTATTATGAGACATTAGTGAAAAAATGattagaatatacagtagagtctcacttatccaacataaacgggccggcagaactttggataagcgaatatgttggataataaggagggattaaggaaaagcctattacacatcaaattaggttatgattttacaaactaaacaccaaaacatcatgttatacaacaaatttgacagaaaaagtagttcaatacgcagtaatgctatgtagtaattactgtatttacgaatttagcactaaaatatcacgatgtattgaaaatattgactacaaaaatgcgttggataatccagaacgttggataagcgagtgttggataagtgagactctactgtacttgaagatAAAAATAATGGACTTTTGGTCAGTTTGTTCCCCTTTCCTCTGTAAAATGAAACAATGCAAACCCCTAAATATAGGCTGCTTCTGCAGCTATTGGCTACTCATACTTTGACTTCATTAGTTCGATAAGTTCTCTGCAGTCATTGGCTCAGCAGGCAAGATGCGGGATGTTTATGAATATTCCAATGGATTACCTTTTCTTGTTAAAAAGCAGCACTATCACAACAGTAGCTAACTGTTAGAGGACATGCATAGTATGTGTGGGAGCAGTATGTGAATGGGGTGTGTGAGTAGTATTTGTGTTGTATGTCAGCAATGAAGTGGGTGTGCAAGAGAGAtggagagaagggagagagaatATGAAAGAAGAATGGGCACAGAATACAGAAACAATTATAAACAGCAAGCTTGCCCCAGCTTTGATTAGATAATTTTTTGCCTGATAGGAACAATTAATGGTGCCCTATCCTTGCTCCCCAACccttctcatcatcatcatcatcaacaacaacaatttattgattagccagttggccttatcaaagacagacaatacaaaaacaacatacaacatacatctggttcacttaaaataaaatacagatatacaggtgtctgcctgctttgtgccaatgtagtttagctaaagatctctgcatcaactatcctcatctctcctgcactgcaccccaatctgatctatgtactctgatctccttttagcagctttaaacaaatacagggctacttttgttgtcagagtggggCTATACCTGgctaacaaaaatgaagttttggcctcaataacccagcttgttttattaccaataaaaggccataagtattgtttcctttcttttttatataggttacagttgtgcaaaatgtggttcaaattttcaacttcagggctgccacaaatacataatcctTCTTCATACGGGATATGATTGAATCTGCCgtgtctctccatggactccatttgtTCAAATCTTGCCCTTGTGCCCTTGTTCCCTTCTCAAGGAACAGAGTATCCAAGGCTGGCCTAGTTATTTTGGCTCCTGATATCTCTGCTTCCTCACTGGCAGCCAAACTATTACAACAATAATTAAACAAATATCTATCCATTTGTTATGCTTTCCTGACACTGCAAACTCAGCTGTTTATAACATGGATCAAAAGCAACCAGCTCAACACACGAAATCAATCTAGACTGCAAAAATCAGAGGTGCCAATATTTCTACCAATAATCATCAACTTTCCCAATTTGGCAAAAACAGTCTTGATCAATCCTCTCTCAGCCTGCCTTTCTAGCTGCTTCTCTCCCACTTTTCCACTTTCCCACTTTGTCCTGAGTTTATGTCccttgcaataaactgagttaaaAAGCAAAAAACAGTTTGTGCTCCTTTAACTAGTGAGAGGAGAGAGCAAAAGCTTGCTCTTCTCTGTAGcccaaggcaaaagcaaactactgctgTCTCTCCTGGATTGTGTGTGTTATTTTTCATtactaacttttgccatcttgaccaaacttggatgttgcttggccacatctcCTAGTTTTCATACTTGAAATATTGGAGGATATGTAAATGCAGTGAAAAAAAATGCTGGGCCAACAGGTATGCTAGCAGTGGGGAGTTGGATTGCTAGGCATGATGTTCCCCCTTCCCCACAAAATCAATACCCATTATATTAAAAATGTTCTGGACTTTGCTTGCTAGCTGCACATGcttggtctttttaaaaaatgcccatAACCATAGTTTTCAAGATGTTACCCTTGCATATTTAGAAGGATGCTTTGGTGTTTTGCATTACCTCGTAATTTTAACAAGTACTCTATAATGTATAGCATCATTAGTATCTTTATATTGCAAGAGATGGAGGGAAGGGATGCTGAGAAATAAGGTAGCTTTGAGGAGGAACTTCCTGGCTCATCACGTACACTTCTACCTATTGTTATTACCTCTAAGGGGAGAATTAGTCTGAGCACAATCTTGAAATGTGTTACTTACAGACACATAAGCCGTGAGGCATGTGACCAGCGAGGCAGTGATGGCATAAGGGATGGAAGTGTTGGGACTTTTTGCCTCTTCTCCAGTGGTTGCAATGATATCAAATCCAATAAAGGCATAGAAACAGGTTGCTGCACCTTGTAGTACCTGCAAGTAAAGAAACATagttctagattatatggcaatgcccATCCTTGAAAAGAGATCGTCAACTTTCTAAAGAATGCATAAAGGAAAGGGGGTATTTCCCACGGGATCTGGGAAGGTCACATTTTTCCTGCCGTCTTTTATACTTGTTTTAGCTGTAAACACCTCCGAAATGTCATCTAGTAGCCTGGGAAGA is a window from the Anolis carolinensis isolate JA03-04 chromosome 3, rAnoCar3.1.pri, whole genome shotgun sequence genome containing:
- the slc7a14 gene encoding solute carrier family 7 member 14 gives rise to the protein MSGILQYLDPRRIQWGATWYAVHSRILRTKPVESMLEGTGTTTSHGTKLAQVLTTVDLVSLGVGSCVGTGMYVVSGLVAKEMAGPGVIVSFIIAAVASILSGVCYAEFGVRVPKTTGSAYTYSYVTVGEFVAFFIGWNLILEYLIGTAAGASALSSMFDSLANHTISHWMIDSVGTLNGLGKGEESYPDLLALVIAVVVTIIVALGVKNSVGFNNILNVINLVVWVFIMIAGLVYVNGENWVEGQFLPFGWSGVLQGAATCFYAFIGFDIIATTGEEAKSPNTSIPYAITASLVTCLTAYVSVSIILTLMVPYNEIDTESPLMEMFAAHGFYTAKFIVAIGSVAGLTVSLLGSLFPMPRIIYAMAGDGLLFRFLSHVSSYTETPVVACIVSGFLAALLSLLVSLRDLIEMMSIGTLLAYTLVSVCVLLLRYQPESDIDGFVKFLSEEHTKKKEGILADCEKEICSPGSEGEEFAGPPTNTCGAKNLPSLGDNEMLIGKSDKTTYNVNHPNYGTVDMTSGIEADESENIYLIKLKKLIGPRYYTMRIHLGLPGKMDRPTAATGQTVTTCVLLLFVLMFIFCSFIIFGLDYLYDQSWWAILLVVLMVLLIVVLVFVILQQPENPKKLPYMAPCLPFVPAFAMLVNIYLMLKLSKITWIRFAVWCFVGLLIYFGYGIWNSTLEITAREEALHQSTYQRYDVDVDPFSVDDGFAYAESENYQDWDPADDKGFSYQQMSETKESSRTSSKAKSKSKHKQNSDALISNDELDYSPE